A single genomic interval of Streptomyces sp. 1222.5 harbors:
- a CDS encoding PP2C family protein-serine/threonine phosphatase: MRWLPVLYVAGLLVLEPLTPVDWPVSFVLVALPLVAAFAHGPAVVAATTVFAIVFEGVLAGTPCCAGRAVGYLWDRHYVASYVCTALVGALGTVLAAHRTHRERTLADVRFVADIAQRVLLRPVPHRIGALRLDSLYVSADAEARIGGDLYEAVPTAHGVRLLIGDVRGKGLLAVETAAALLGAFREAAHDEPDLPALADRVETSMSRRATQLGGSELAERFVTAVFAEIPPRGNVVRVVNCGHPPPLLIRPGEVRELDRGRSAPPLNLGMLVGDTYTVDEYDFGPGDQLLLYTDGITETRDPAGTFYPLLQRLRSWGPLPPRELLANLHGDLRAYSHNRLTDDTAALSVYLLADEPSRAAPPSADTGRSGEPG, encoded by the coding sequence ATGCGCTGGCTCCCGGTGCTGTACGTCGCGGGCCTGCTGGTGCTGGAACCCTTGACGCCGGTGGACTGGCCGGTGAGTTTCGTGCTGGTCGCGCTGCCGCTGGTGGCGGCCTTCGCCCACGGGCCGGCGGTGGTGGCCGCCACGACGGTGTTCGCCATCGTCTTCGAAGGCGTCCTGGCGGGCACCCCGTGCTGCGCGGGCCGGGCCGTCGGCTATCTGTGGGACCGCCACTACGTGGCCTCCTACGTGTGCACCGCCCTGGTGGGAGCGCTCGGCACGGTACTGGCCGCCCACCGCACCCACCGTGAGCGCACGCTCGCGGACGTACGCTTCGTGGCCGACATCGCCCAGCGCGTCCTGCTCAGACCCGTGCCGCACCGGATCGGCGCCCTGCGGCTGGACAGCCTCTACGTGTCCGCCGACGCGGAGGCGCGCATCGGCGGCGACCTGTACGAGGCCGTCCCCACGGCGCACGGCGTCCGGCTGCTCATCGGGGACGTACGCGGCAAGGGCCTGCTCGCGGTGGAGACCGCCGCCGCGCTGCTCGGCGCCTTCCGCGAGGCGGCGCACGACGAACCCGATCTCCCCGCGCTGGCGGACCGCGTGGAGACGAGCATGAGCCGCCGGGCCACGCAGCTCGGCGGCAGTGAACTGGCGGAGCGGTTCGTCACCGCGGTCTTCGCCGAGATCCCGCCGCGCGGGAACGTCGTGCGGGTCGTCAACTGCGGCCACCCTCCCCCGCTCCTCATCCGCCCCGGCGAGGTGCGCGAGCTGGACCGCGGGCGGTCGGCTCCGCCGCTGAACCTCGGCATGCTCGTCGGGGACACCTACACCGTCGACGAGTACGACTTCGGCCCCGGAGACCAGCTCCTGCTGTACACGGACGGCATCACGGAGACCCGCGACCCGGCCGGCACGTTCTATCCGCTGCTCCAGCGGCTGCGGTCCTGGGGCCCGTTGCCGCCCCGGGAACTGCTGGCGAACCTCCACGGCGATCTGCGGGCCTACAGCCACAACCGGCTCACGGACGACACGGCGGCGCTCTCCGTGTACCTGCTCGCCGACGAGCCGTCCCGGGCGGCCCCGCCGTCGGCCGACACCGGCCGGAGCGGCGAACCGGGCTGA
- a CDS encoding MBL fold metallo-hydrolase, translating to MDNGTHPIDFGGTPPRARPLDVRWIHGSPSAKHNTDPDIQVHAYDEHTFVLRQNKAVHYEAPFLFLLCGAERAVLIDTGATESAEFFPLRRVVDATLADWLERHPRDGYELLVLHTHGHGDHVAGDGQFADRPRTTVVGAEPAVAWRYFGFDADPDAVARVDLGGRVLECLATPGHHEAAVTYYDPPTGLLLTGDTVYPGRLYIQDVAAFTRSMDRLIEFAGRRPVTHVLGCHIEMTTEPGVDYPVRTTYQPDEPPLQLTPGHLRRIRDALADLGDDGSRYAHSDFILCPQD from the coding sequence GTGGACAACGGCACGCACCCGATCGACTTCGGCGGCACCCCGCCCCGGGCCCGCCCGCTGGACGTGCGGTGGATCCACGGCTCGCCGTCGGCCAAGCACAACACCGACCCCGACATCCAGGTCCACGCCTACGACGAGCACACCTTCGTGCTGCGGCAGAACAAGGCGGTTCACTACGAGGCGCCGTTCCTGTTTCTGCTGTGCGGCGCGGAACGGGCCGTGCTCATCGACACCGGGGCCACCGAGTCCGCGGAGTTCTTCCCGCTGCGCCGGGTGGTCGACGCGACGCTCGCGGACTGGCTCGAACGCCATCCCCGGGACGGATACGAACTGCTCGTGCTGCACACGCACGGACACGGTGACCACGTCGCGGGCGACGGCCAGTTCGCGGACCGCCCCCGCACCACGGTGGTGGGCGCCGAACCCGCGGTCGCCTGGCGGTACTTCGGGTTCGACGCGGACCCCGACGCGGTCGCCCGGGTCGACCTCGGCGGCCGGGTGCTGGAGTGCCTGGCCACCCCGGGCCACCACGAGGCGGCCGTCACCTATTACGACCCGCCCACCGGGCTGCTGCTCACCGGTGACACGGTCTATCCCGGCCGGCTCTACATCCAGGACGTGGCCGCCTTCACCCGCAGCATGGACCGCCTGATCGAGTTCGCCGGCCGCCGGCCTGTCACGCATGTGCTCGGCTGCCACATCGAGATGACGACCGAGCCGGGCGTGGACTACCCGGTCCGCACCACCTACCAGCCCGACGAGCCCCCGCTCCAGCTGACCCCCGGCCACCTGCGCCGGATCCGGGACGCGCTCGCCGACCTGGGCGACGACGGGTCCCGGTACGCCCACTCCGACTTCATCCTCTGCCCGCAGGACTGA
- a CDS encoding XdhC/CoxI family protein — protein sequence MLDLSGELDQWIEEGREFAVATVVAVGGSAPRGPGAALAVDTAGSVIGSVSGGCVEGAVYDLCRQALDTGQSIVERFGYSDEDAFAVGLTCGGTIEVLITPVGGRAPARAVLGPAVSSAARGEPSALVRVARGPAELLGRALLVRADGTHEGGLGGHAGLDRTAAAEGRALLEAGRTGTVDVSADGSGCPGGLTLLVESSVPPPRMIVFGAVDFAAALARAGKFLGYHVTVCDARPVFATRARFPDADEVVVDWPHRYLRRTTTDARTVLCVLTHDPKFDVPLLRTALAMPVSFVGAMGSRRTHEDRDRRLRDEGVSERELARLRSPIGLDLGARTPEETALSIAAEIVAARRGGTGAPLTGSGTPIHRDREPGGATAAA from the coding sequence ATGCTTGACCTGTCCGGGGAACTGGATCAATGGATCGAGGAGGGGCGGGAGTTCGCCGTGGCCACCGTGGTGGCCGTCGGCGGCAGCGCCCCCCGCGGTCCCGGCGCCGCCCTCGCGGTCGACACCGCGGGCAGTGTCATCGGCTCGGTCTCGGGCGGCTGCGTGGAGGGCGCGGTCTACGACCTGTGCCGACAGGCGCTCGACACCGGGCAGAGCATCGTCGAACGCTTCGGCTACAGCGACGAGGACGCCTTCGCGGTGGGACTGACCTGCGGCGGGACGATCGAGGTGCTGATCACGCCGGTGGGTGGGCGGGCGCCCGCCCGGGCGGTCCTCGGGCCGGCCGTGTCCTCGGCCGCCCGGGGCGAACCGTCGGCCCTCGTCCGCGTCGCCCGCGGCCCCGCCGAACTCCTCGGCCGCGCGCTGCTGGTGCGGGCCGACGGCACGCACGAGGGCGGTCTCGGCGGCCACGCCGGCCTGGACCGGACCGCCGCCGCCGAGGGGCGGGCCCTGCTGGAGGCCGGCCGTACCGGCACGGTGGACGTCTCGGCGGACGGCTCGGGCTGCCCCGGCGGCCTCACCCTGCTGGTCGAGTCGAGCGTGCCGCCGCCGCGGATGATCGTCTTCGGCGCGGTCGACTTCGCGGCGGCGCTGGCACGGGCGGGCAAGTTCCTCGGCTACCACGTCACCGTCTGCGACGCCCGCCCCGTCTTCGCCACCCGGGCCCGCTTCCCCGACGCCGACGAGGTCGTCGTCGACTGGCCGCACCGCTACCTGCGGCGCACCACGACCGACGCCCGCACGGTCCTGTGCGTGCTCACCCACGACCCGAAGTTCGACGTACCGTTGCTCAGGACGGCACTGGCCATGCCGGTGTCGTTCGTCGGGGCGATGGGTTCGCGCCGCACCCACGAGGACCGCGACCGGCGGCTGCGGGACGAAGGCGTCAGCGAGCGCGAACTGGCCCGGCTGCGGTCGCCGATCGGTCTCGACCTGGGCGCCCGTACCCCCGAGGAGACCGCCCTGTCGATCGCGGCGGAGATCGTCGCCGCCCGGCGGGGCGGCACGGGTGCTCCGCTGACCGGTTCGGGAACGCCGATCCACCGCGACCGGGAACCGGGCGGCGCCACGGCCGCGGCCTGA